GCTCCTCAGGAATTGTCCGCGGCAACTGGAACGGGAACCAAAACCGACAATAAGTACAAACAACCGGAACTACACTCAACGTTGGCCGTGCGGAAACAAATAGAGATGGTTAAGCAGCAAGCACACAAAGCTCAGCAGCAcgccatcaccagcatcgGGGAGCTCACTCCGCGATCCCAAAAGTTAATCAAATCTCAGGTATGCGACATTGTTTCTTCTGAGC
The DNA window shown above is from Anopheles cruzii unplaced genomic scaffold, idAnoCruzAS_RS32_06 scaffold00965_ctg1, whole genome shotgun sequence and carries:
- the LOC128276344 gene encoding uncharacterized protein LOC128276344, producing MPPKKNKPIKQKQYLNNVDIPLSKTGAKVLKATNENVHPQPPTVVKSILKPTPAPQELSAATGTGTKTDNKYKQPELHSTLAVRKQIEMVKQQAHKAQQHAITSIGELTPRSQKLIKSQITKKLNYQFDHAA